From Haloarcula hispanica ATCC 33960, the proteins below share one genomic window:
- the serA gene encoding phosphoglycerate dehydrogenase, whose translation MKVLVTDPIADAGLTRLREAGHDVETAYEVEGNALLDAVADANALIVRSGTEVTEEVFAAAPDLIIVGRAGIGVDNIDIDAATDHGVIVANAPEGNVRAAAEHSVAMAFATARSIPQAHDRLKSGEWAKGEFLGTEVNNKTLGVVGFGRVGQQVAKRLGSLGMDIVTFDPYISQERADQFGAELVDELDDCLAKSDFITIHTPLTPETENMIGEEELAELEGGYVVNCARGGIIDEPALAEAVEDGVLKGAALDVFGEEPLPEDSPLLDVEDIIVTPHLGASTEAAQENVATSTADQIIAAANGQPVANALNAPSLDEATFKQVGPYLDLADTAGRIAVQLFGGHMSEVQVTYAGDIAEEDVEYVTASALKGVFAPSDLQVNAVNAPQIAEDRGIDVTESKTRSSEDYQSLITVTVSDGEESVSVCGTQFGGEEPRIVRIDDHRIEAVPHGHMLVVRNRDEPGTIGFIGTVLGEADINIAGMFNGRETIGGEALSVYNLDEQPPQDIIERLNGDSRIIETTYVELGDE comes from the coding sequence ATGAAGGTACTCGTCACGGACCCTATCGCTGATGCCGGTCTCACGCGGCTCCGTGAGGCAGGCCACGATGTCGAAACAGCCTACGAGGTCGAGGGCAACGCGCTCCTCGACGCGGTGGCCGACGCGAACGCGCTCATCGTTCGCTCGGGCACCGAAGTCACCGAGGAAGTGTTTGCGGCCGCGCCCGACCTCATCATCGTCGGCCGGGCCGGCATCGGTGTGGACAACATCGACATCGACGCCGCCACGGACCACGGCGTCATCGTCGCCAACGCCCCCGAGGGCAACGTCCGCGCCGCCGCAGAACACTCCGTCGCGATGGCGTTTGCCACGGCTCGCTCCATTCCGCAGGCCCACGACCGCCTGAAAAGCGGCGAGTGGGCCAAAGGCGAGTTCCTCGGCACGGAAGTCAACAACAAGACGCTCGGCGTCGTCGGCTTCGGCCGCGTCGGCCAGCAGGTCGCCAAGCGACTCGGCAGCCTGGGCATGGACATCGTCACGTTCGACCCGTACATCAGCCAAGAGCGCGCTGACCAGTTCGGAGCGGAACTCGTCGACGAGCTCGACGACTGTCTCGCCAAGTCCGATTTCATCACCATCCACACGCCGCTGACCCCCGAGACGGAGAACATGATCGGCGAGGAAGAGCTCGCCGAACTCGAAGGCGGCTACGTCGTCAACTGTGCCCGCGGCGGCATCATCGACGAGCCGGCCCTGGCCGAAGCCGTCGAGGACGGCGTCCTGAAGGGCGCGGCGCTCGACGTCTTCGGTGAGGAACCCCTGCCCGAGGACAGCCCGCTGCTCGACGTCGAGGACATCATCGTCACGCCCCATCTGGGCGCGTCGACGGAGGCCGCTCAGGAGAACGTCGCCACCTCCACGGCCGACCAGATCATCGCTGCGGCCAACGGCCAGCCCGTCGCCAACGCCCTGAACGCGCCGTCGCTGGACGAGGCGACGTTCAAGCAGGTCGGGCCGTACCTCGACCTCGCCGACACCGCCGGCCGCATCGCCGTCCAGTTGTTCGGCGGCCACATGTCCGAAGTGCAGGTCACCTACGCCGGCGACATCGCCGAGGAAGACGTGGAGTACGTCACCGCCAGTGCGCTGAAGGGTGTGTTTGCGCCCTCGGACCTGCAGGTCAACGCCGTCAACGCCCCACAGATAGCTGAAGACCGGGGCATTGACGTGACCGAGTCCAAGACCCGCTCTTCCGAGGACTACCAGAGCCTCATCACCGTCACCGTCTCCGACGGTGAGGAGTCTGTTTCCGTCTGTGGGACCCAGTTCGGCGGCGAGGAGCCCCGCATCGTCCGCATCGACGACCACCGTATCGAAGCGGTCCCCCACGGCCACATGCTGGTCGTCCGCAATCGCGACGAGCCCGGTACTATCGGGTTCATCGGGACCGTGCTGGGCGAGGCCGACATCAACATCGCCGGGATGTTCAACGGCCGCGAGACCATCGGCGGGGAGGCCCTGTCCGTCTACAACCTCGACGAACAGCCGCCACAGGACATCATCGAGCGACTCAACGGCGACAGTCGCATCATCGAGACCACCTACGTCGAACTCGGCGACGAATAA
- a CDS encoding CBS domain-containing protein gives MNVADAMTPRSEVVTVTIPGTRDDALEYLQEQAFSSVPVIKETDEGEEFRGIISRDALIESPDEDQLALLVEEVPAISEDTSIEAAAQVMVEDGERRLPIVDGQLKGIITVTDVIRSIANGDVDGDKIVGDLANRDINCVYEGTPLTVAERELSHANVPYGVVLGDDGDMSGMLTEVDIIAVARVVEGEDDTGDSIANQDDDWAWEGIKAVGGRYMPTRNVELPAEPVREFMTAEVVTVNKRRTAEEAAQLMIEHDIEQIPLLSGDELTGIVRDIDLLRGL, from the coding sequence ATGAACGTCGCAGACGCTATGACGCCACGCTCGGAGGTCGTCACGGTCACCATTCCTGGGACCCGTGATGACGCACTGGAGTACCTCCAGGAGCAGGCCTTCTCGTCGGTCCCGGTCATCAAGGAGACCGACGAGGGCGAGGAGTTCAGAGGGATTATTTCACGCGATGCGCTCATCGAGAGCCCCGACGAAGACCAGCTAGCCCTGCTCGTCGAGGAAGTCCCGGCGATCAGCGAGGACACGTCTATCGAAGCCGCCGCGCAGGTGATGGTCGAGGACGGCGAGCGACGCCTCCCCATCGTCGACGGCCAGCTCAAAGGGATCATCACAGTGACCGACGTGATTCGGTCCATCGCCAACGGCGACGTCGACGGCGACAAGATCGTCGGTGATCTCGCCAACCGCGACATCAACTGCGTGTACGAAGGCACGCCGCTGACCGTCGCCGAACGGGAGCTTTCCCACGCGAACGTCCCATACGGCGTCGTGCTCGGCGACGACGGCGACATGTCGGGGATGCTCACCGAGGTCGACATCATCGCGGTCGCCCGCGTCGTCGAGGGCGAGGACGACACCGGCGACTCCATCGCCAATCAGGACGACGACTGGGCCTGGGAGGGCATCAAAGCCGTCGGCGGTCGGTACATGCCCACCCGCAACGTCGAGCTCCCTGCCGAGCCCGTCCGCGAGTTCATGACCGCCGAGGTCGTGACGGTGAACAAGCGCCGCACCGCCGAGGAGGCGGCCCAACTGATGATCGAGCACGACATCGAACAGATCCCGCTGCTGTCGGGCGACGAACTCACCGGCATCGTCCGGGACATCGACCTGCTGCGAGGCCTATGA
- a CDS encoding DUF7556 family protein — translation MESDTVAPVEMVADGDIMASVEEGPTDQFIVADVTRDDAYLTTPLADAASLPAWR, via the coding sequence ATGGAGTCGGATACTGTCGCTCCGGTTGAGATGGTCGCGGACGGAGACATCATGGCATCCGTCGAAGAGGGTCCAACGGATCAGTTTATCGTCGCTGACGTGACCCGAGACGACGCCTATCTCACAACCCCGCTCGCGGACGCTGCCTCGCTCCCGGCCTGGCGATAG